The Lentzea guizhouensis genome contains a region encoding:
- a CDS encoding head-tail adaptor protein, translating into MSEDRTSHLRNRAMGLWRRTTVPDGAGGHETIWVQQGTVRVRISQPTGTESKVGDTEQGELTHQVYDEPGSPIRRGDELRDAALTLRVMRVLAPSEAIYLRADCEEQQPERG; encoded by the coding sequence GTGAGCGAGGACCGGACCAGTCACCTGCGCAACCGGGCGATGGGGCTGTGGCGGCGGACCACAGTCCCTGACGGCGCGGGCGGACACGAGACCATCTGGGTGCAGCAGGGCACCGTGCGCGTGCGGATCTCCCAGCCGACCGGCACCGAGTCGAAGGTCGGCGACACCGAGCAGGGCGAGCTGACCCACCAGGTCTACGACGAGCCCGGCTCGCCGATCCGCCGCGGCGACGAGCTGCGCGACGCCGCCTTGACCCTGCGCGTGATGCGCGTGCTGGCGCCGTCCGAGGCGATCTACCTGCGCGCGGACTGCGAGGAGCAGCAACCCGAAAGGGGGTGA
- a CDS encoding phage major capsid protein, producing the protein MRQQRANLAAQARAILDTAQNASRSITADEEQTFDRLMADADRIDATIAREERARELERQIAGTTPPARGDGSGDDNPDEALRGRAFRNFVVGGRNALSPDEARALNMGNDPEGGYLVAPQQWVNQLIQAVDDLVVLRQLATVETLNEGESLGVPTLETDLNDAEWTSEIGTGSQDDALRFGKREFRPNPLAKRVRVSRKLLRAAARDPEAIVRERMAHKFGVTCEKAYMTGDGNKKPLGLFTASTDGISTARDVSFGTGGAIPLTPVSGDQLIDAKYTLKSAYWAEARWLFHRTLIATIRKLKGSTNDTYLWQPGISSDKPDTILDLPFVVSEFVPNTVSGNNYVGMLGDFRKYWIVDALNMEVQRLVELYAETNQVGFIGRLETDGMPVLEEAFVRLKVPA; encoded by the coding sequence CTGCGGCAGCAGCGCGCCAACCTGGCCGCTCAGGCGCGAGCCATTCTGGACACCGCGCAGAACGCCAGCCGCAGCATCACCGCGGACGAGGAGCAGACGTTCGACCGCCTGATGGCGGACGCCGACCGGATCGACGCGACCATCGCCCGCGAGGAACGCGCCCGCGAGCTGGAGCGCCAGATCGCCGGCACCACGCCACCGGCCCGCGGCGACGGCTCCGGTGACGACAACCCGGACGAGGCGCTGCGGGGTCGCGCGTTCCGCAACTTCGTGGTCGGCGGCCGCAACGCGCTGAGCCCGGACGAGGCCCGCGCGCTCAACATGGGCAACGACCCGGAAGGCGGGTACCTGGTGGCCCCGCAGCAGTGGGTCAACCAGCTGATCCAGGCCGTCGACGACCTGGTCGTGCTGCGCCAGCTCGCCACCGTCGAGACGCTCAACGAGGGCGAGTCGCTCGGCGTGCCGACGCTGGAGACCGACCTGAACGACGCGGAGTGGACCAGCGAGATCGGCACCGGTTCGCAGGACGACGCGCTGCGGTTCGGCAAGCGGGAGTTCCGCCCGAACCCGCTGGCCAAGCGGGTGCGGGTCTCCCGAAAGCTGCTGCGCGCCGCGGCCCGCGACCCCGAGGCCATCGTGCGCGAGCGCATGGCCCACAAGTTCGGTGTCACGTGCGAGAAGGCGTACATGACCGGTGACGGCAACAAGAAGCCGCTCGGCCTGTTCACCGCCTCGACCGACGGCATCTCGACCGCGCGTGACGTCAGCTTCGGTACCGGTGGCGCGATCCCGCTCACGCCGGTGTCGGGTGACCAGCTGATCGACGCCAAGTACACGCTCAAGTCCGCGTACTGGGCCGAGGCGCGGTGGCTGTTCCACCGCACGCTGATCGCGACGATCCGCAAGCTCAAGGGGTCGACCAACGACACCTACCTGTGGCAGCCGGGCATCTCCTCGGACAAGCCGGACACGATCCTGGACCTGCCGTTCGTGGTCAGCGAGTTCGTCCCGAACACGGTGTCGGGCAACAACTACGTCGGCATGCTCGGTGACTTCCGCAAGTACTGGATCGTCGACGCGCTCAACATGGAGGTCCAGCGCCTGGTGGAGCTCTACGCCGAGACCAACCAGGTCGGGTTCATCGGCCGCCTGGAGACCGACGGCATGCCGGTTCTCGAAGAGGCGTTCGTGCGCCTGAAGGTCCCGGCCTAG
- a CDS encoding Bbp16 family capsid cement protein: MSRTDIRNSVSVAQTLRPASQADPAVPVNGIGVDLAGYDAAVVVIDAGTIAGAGATLTFEVQHSDDNAVFTAVPDADLDGTEPVIAAANDEAVYEVGYKGIKRYLRVAITAKAGTTPTMPCSATVVRAKPRKLPK; encoded by the coding sequence ATGTCGAGGACCGACATTCGCAACAGCGTGAGCGTGGCGCAGACCCTGCGCCCCGCCAGCCAGGCCGACCCGGCGGTGCCTGTCAACGGCATCGGCGTCGACCTGGCGGGCTACGACGCCGCGGTCGTGGTGATCGACGCCGGCACCATCGCCGGTGCCGGCGCGACGCTGACGTTCGAGGTGCAGCACAGCGACGACAACGCGGTCTTCACCGCGGTGCCGGACGCGGACCTGGACGGCACCGAACCGGTGATCGCCGCGGCGAACGACGAGGCGGTCTACGAGGTCGGCTACAAGGGCATCAAGCGCTACCTGCGCGTGGCGATCACGGCCAAGGCGGGCACCACGCCCACCATGCCGTGCTCGGCCACCGTGGTGCGCGCCAAGCCGCGCAAGCTGCCCAAGTAG
- a CDS encoding peptidoglycan recognition family protein — MQTRIIQRTQWGARHDDGFHDRRLPVDECWLHHSVTIAPDLVTPWTDDYAAVRTLEDIGESRFGRGISYTYAITPAGLVFQGHSAHRSGAHTLNRNDIAVAIVWVGRYDTREPTEAQIRATAWLLVQCKRDGVLRRARIDGGHGQAPGQSTDCPGGYGRAAIARINQLAAQYERGEIDLSIKEDDVTAAEVWTTPVPSHSTPSYAPPARVWLTTNAAKLERLQASVDNIAGALTERHSELLAAVREGQDETTPTDYERLGKSIAANLPAPSGGMTPQDLERELLELFGRIYNLGGVERSPGSEV, encoded by the coding sequence ATGCAGACACGCATCATCCAGCGGACCCAGTGGGGAGCTCGGCACGACGACGGGTTTCACGACCGCCGGCTACCGGTTGACGAGTGCTGGTTGCACCACTCGGTCACGATCGCCCCGGACCTGGTGACGCCGTGGACCGACGACTACGCCGCCGTGCGCACCTTGGAGGACATCGGCGAATCGCGGTTCGGCCGCGGGATCTCCTACACCTACGCGATCACCCCGGCCGGGTTGGTGTTCCAAGGGCACTCGGCGCACCGGTCCGGCGCACACACGTTGAACCGCAACGACATCGCGGTGGCCATCGTCTGGGTGGGACGGTACGACACCCGCGAGCCGACCGAGGCGCAGATCCGTGCCACCGCGTGGCTGCTGGTGCAGTGCAAGCGGGACGGCGTGCTGCGCCGGGCCCGGATCGACGGCGGTCACGGGCAGGCGCCCGGCCAGTCCACCGACTGCCCCGGCGGGTACGGCCGTGCGGCCATCGCCCGCATCAACCAACTCGCGGCGCAGTACGAGCGCGGCGAGATCGACCTTTCCATCAAGGAGGACGACGTGACGGCAGCAGAGGTGTGGACCACGCCGGTGCCGAGCCACAGCACCCCCAGCTACGCACCGCCAGCACGCGTGTGGCTGACGACCAACGCGGCCAAGCTGGAGCGCCTGCAGGCCTCGGTCGACAACATCGCCGGCGCGCTGACCGAAAGGCACTCGGAGCTGCTGGCCGCGGTGCGCGAGGGCCAGGACGAGACCACGCCGACCGACTACGAGCGGCTGGGCAAGAGCATCGCGGCGAACCTCCCGGCACCCAGCGGCGGCATGACGCCGCAGGACCTCGAGCGCGAGCTCCTGGAGTTGTTCGGCCGCATCTACAACCTGGGCGGCGTGGAGCGCTCGCCCGGATCGGAGGTCTGA
- a CDS encoding phage tail assembly protein T, with protein MTVKELLARIDSSELVEWQIYERMTGPLGAGRHDYLTAMVTSAVVNSQRGKKPPVALKKFVPQWERPTLTPAEMFARIREINNALGGIERPIEDGFD; from the coding sequence ATGACGGTCAAGGAGCTTCTCGCGCGGATTGACTCCAGCGAGCTCGTCGAGTGGCAGATCTACGAGCGGATGACCGGCCCACTCGGTGCCGGCCGCCACGACTACCTGACGGCGATGGTCACCAGTGCGGTGGTCAACTCCCAGCGTGGCAAGAAGCCGCCCGTGGCGTTGAAGAAGTTTGTGCCCCAGTGGGAGCGGCCGACGCTCACGCCGGCCGAGATGTTCGCGCGTATTCGCGAGATCAACAACGCGCTCGGCGGCATCGAGCGGCCGATCGAAGACGGGTTCGACTAG
- a CDS encoding DUF3168 domain-containing protein — MTAELAVQTAIHTLLTADVELMAAVSGVYDQVPEPAAFPYIRLGDTTEVPDDNHSRRGSRVTTTLHIFSRYRGNKQGLQILGQVDRLLDRQALLVPGYRDVSCAREFHQTLRDPDPEIRHIPVRYRLWLTREDP, encoded by the coding sequence GTGACCGCGGAGCTCGCGGTGCAGACCGCGATCCACACGCTGCTCACCGCGGACGTCGAGCTGATGGCGGCGGTGAGCGGTGTCTACGACCAGGTGCCCGAACCGGCGGCGTTCCCCTACATCCGCCTGGGCGACACCACCGAGGTCCCCGACGACAACCATTCGCGGCGCGGATCGCGGGTGACCACCACCCTGCACATCTTCAGCCGCTACCGCGGCAACAAGCAGGGCCTGCAGATCCTCGGCCAAGTCGACCGGCTGCTCGACCGCCAGGCCCTGCTCGTGCCCGGCTACCGCGATGTGTCGTGCGCACGCGAGTTCCACCAGACGCTGCGCGATCCCGACCCTGAGATTCGCCACATCCCGGTGCGCTACCGGCTGTGGCTCACACGAGAGGACCCGTAA
- a CDS encoding HK97 family phage prohead protease has product MTSNRVWLRGFAVRADDGTTAEEGPIPFVAANEGRMADGIDLRMDTADLARFAANPVVMYGHDYWGRQALPIGRAPTTRVDGTQLLTDLEFDLDDPFAADVDRKIRRGYLNAVSIGFSAYDIGTDGVPARWELFEISVVPLPMDPGATAADGRDGRSALTLARSVLEARELVRRADDGLLREAAELLGGLGDPGAGARSPPRSSRRRSTATSRHAAACSRPACNDRPTAAPGWAARTTEPLAVRHGGPGRSRADGCPQHPSQGGGTPCRTSTTCGSSAPTWPLRREPFWTPRRTPAAASPRTRSRRSTA; this is encoded by the coding sequence ATGACCAGCAACCGCGTGTGGCTGCGGGGGTTCGCCGTCCGCGCTGACGACGGCACCACCGCCGAGGAAGGGCCGATCCCGTTCGTCGCGGCGAACGAAGGTCGCATGGCCGACGGCATCGACCTGCGAATGGACACCGCCGACCTCGCCCGGTTCGCGGCCAACCCGGTCGTCATGTACGGGCACGACTACTGGGGGCGCCAGGCGCTGCCGATCGGCCGCGCGCCGACGACTCGCGTCGACGGCACCCAACTGCTGACCGACCTCGAGTTCGACCTCGACGACCCATTCGCCGCCGACGTGGACCGCAAGATCCGCCGCGGCTACCTCAACGCAGTGTCCATCGGGTTCAGCGCCTACGACATCGGCACCGACGGCGTGCCCGCGCGGTGGGAGCTGTTCGAGATCTCCGTCGTGCCGCTGCCGATGGACCCCGGCGCCACCGCCGCGGACGGCCGCGACGGGCGCTCGGCGCTCACGCTGGCCCGCTCGGTGCTGGAGGCGCGCGAGCTCGTGCGCCGCGCCGACGACGGCTTGCTGCGCGAGGCAGCCGAGCTGCTGGGCGGCCTCGGTGACCCCGGCGCCGGCGCGCGCAGCCCGCCCCGGTCGAGCCGCCGACGTTCGACCGCAACATCGCGGCACGCCGCCGCCTGTTCGCGTCCGGCCTGTAACGACCGGCCCACCGCCGCCCCTGGCTGGGCGGCTCGCACCACCGAACCCCTTGCCGTACGTCACGGAGGCCCTGGCCGGTCCCGCGCTGACGGCTGCCCACAACACCCCTCACAAGGAGGAGGCACACCGTGCCGGACATCAACGACCTGCGGCAGCAGCGCGCCAACCTGGCCGCTCAGGCGCGAGCCATTCTGGACACCGCGCAGAACGCCAGCCGCAGCATCACCGCGGACGAGGAGCAGACGTTCGACCGCCTGA
- a CDS encoding helix-turn-helix domain-containing protein: MAHKNAHRIELGRLLAHWRGRAGLSPAAVEAELGWHAGKLSRVENGGRKAAKTELETLVRLYGIPPGREAEQVLALGALARKNEAPARVADFAQTYVALLRQADEVSYYDTELVPALAQTEQTARAILKPHPDVEQRVADRMRRQSLLTRPEPLELRIVLGEAALFRELATSAENPSGVEILRGQLEHLIELGTLPNVRIQVLPFKAGFHRSLGVGFTMLRVPSSDDKSPIERVYIEGITDGTYIHDPAEIVEYDDIFGELQRLALDEAQSVNILRRRIQQLTEESDDYRGVRAVEEVNQNTG, from the coding sequence GTGGCACACAAGAACGCGCATCGGATCGAACTCGGGCGACTGCTCGCGCACTGGCGAGGTCGCGCCGGACTGAGCCCTGCCGCGGTCGAGGCCGAGCTGGGTTGGCACGCGGGGAAGCTCAGCCGGGTGGAGAACGGCGGCCGGAAGGCCGCGAAGACTGAGTTGGAGACGTTGGTTCGGCTCTACGGCATCCCGCCTGGACGGGAGGCTGAGCAGGTGCTGGCGCTCGGTGCGCTTGCCCGCAAGAACGAGGCGCCCGCTCGTGTGGCTGACTTCGCGCAGACCTACGTTGCGCTGCTTCGCCAGGCTGACGAGGTCAGCTACTACGACACCGAGCTGGTGCCGGCGCTTGCCCAGACTGAGCAGACGGCTCGCGCGATTTTGAAGCCGCATCCGGACGTCGAACAGCGCGTCGCCGACAGGATGCGGCGGCAGAGCTTGCTGACTCGGCCTGAGCCGTTGGAACTTCGAATCGTGTTGGGCGAGGCAGCGTTGTTCCGAGAACTTGCAACATCCGCTGAGAATCCCTCGGGTGTAGAGATCCTCCGCGGGCAGTTGGAACACTTGATCGAACTGGGGACGTTGCCCAACGTGCGGATTCAGGTGCTGCCGTTCAAGGCTGGCTTTCACCGCAGCCTTGGCGTCGGCTTCACCATGCTGCGCGTGCCGTCCTCGGACGACAAGTCACCGATTGAGCGGGTCTACATCGAGGGCATCACTGACGGGACCTACATCCATGATCCTGCCGAAATCGTGGAGTATGACGACATCTTCGGCGAGCTACAGCGGCTCGCGCTGGACGAGGCACAGTCTGTCAACATCCTCCGTAGGCGCATCCAGCAACTGACGGAGGAGAGTGATGACTACCGAGGAGTTCGGGCAGTGGAGGAAGTCAACCAGAACACAGGGTGA
- a CDS encoding phage tail tube protein encodes MAGLDAFGTQFLTGDGGSPEIFTPIANCTNVGGPETERATHDVTAHDSPDGWREFIGGLKDGGEVSLELHYDPRDHDALYEHYEDSQPRTYRILWPEGLGGWQIKAVMTGFSSEAPFDDKLSAEVTFKVSGKPTLLV; translated from the coding sequence ATGGCTGGACTCGACGCGTTCGGCACCCAGTTCCTGACCGGCGACGGCGGCTCGCCCGAGATCTTCACGCCGATCGCCAACTGCACCAACGTCGGTGGCCCGGAGACCGAGCGGGCGACGCACGACGTGACCGCCCACGACAGCCCCGACGGCTGGCGTGAGTTCATCGGTGGACTCAAGGACGGCGGCGAGGTGTCGCTGGAGCTGCACTACGACCCGCGCGACCACGACGCCCTTTACGAGCACTACGAAGACAGCCAGCCGCGCACCTACCGCATCCTGTGGCCCGAGGGCCTGGGCGGCTGGCAGATCAAGGCCGTGATGACCGGTTTCTCCTCGGAGGCGCCGTTCGACGACAAGCTCTCGGCCGAGGTGACGTTCAAGGTCTCCGGCAAGCCCACCCTGCTCGTGTGA
- a CDS encoding phage tail assembly chaperone, with the protein MSLALADRAFLAAVAVTVLIGALMSTLLSRDEILSAVDITTEDVDVPEWGGRVRVRGLTGTDRDRFESAMLNRNGKGNARHQVNTDNFRARLVMASVVDEDGRRMFSERDVRALGEKSAAALDRVMTVAMRLSGLTQKDADELEGN; encoded by the coding sequence GTGAGCCTCGCGCTCGCTGACCGCGCGTTCCTGGCGGCCGTCGCCGTCACCGTCCTGATTGGAGCCTTGATGAGCACCCTGTTGTCCCGCGACGAGATCCTGTCTGCCGTCGACATCACCACCGAGGACGTCGACGTCCCGGAGTGGGGTGGCCGCGTGCGCGTGCGCGGGCTGACCGGCACCGACCGCGACCGGTTCGAGTCGGCGATGTTGAACCGCAACGGCAAGGGCAACGCCCGTCACCAGGTCAACACCGATAATTTCCGTGCCCGCCTGGTCATGGCGTCCGTGGTCGACGAGGACGGCCGGCGCATGTTCAGCGAGCGGGACGTCCGGGCGCTGGGCGAGAAGTCCGCGGCGGCGCTGGACCGGGTCATGACCGTGGCGATGCGGCTGTCCGGGCTGACGCAGAAGGACGCCGACGAGCTTGAGGGAAACTGA
- a CDS encoding HK97-gp10 family putative phage morphogenesis protein: protein MGANLKGDKQLLRDVAELQKKIIEAGGDAVEAWGEDVKGTAQNRVPIDSGNLGSAIESRPDRKRLKCDVGVWEEDAYYAEFVEQGTQSMYAQPFLVPAFEQHADVTPYAKGALAKRLDS, encoded by the coding sequence ATGGGCGCCAACCTCAAGGGAGACAAGCAATTGCTGCGCGATGTCGCCGAGCTGCAGAAGAAGATCATCGAGGCAGGCGGGGACGCGGTCGAGGCCTGGGGCGAGGACGTCAAAGGCACCGCGCAGAACCGCGTGCCGATCGACTCCGGCAACCTCGGCTCGGCGATCGAGTCCCGGCCGGACCGCAAGCGGCTCAAGTGCGACGTCGGCGTGTGGGAGGAAGACGCCTACTACGCCGAGTTCGTCGAGCAGGGCACGCAGAGCATGTACGCGCAGCCCTTCCTGGTGCCGGCGTTCGAGCAGCACGCCGACGTCACGCCCTACGCCAAGGGCGCCCTGGCGAAGCGGCTCGACTCGTGA
- a CDS encoding DUF397 domain-containing protein, whose amino-acid sequence MTTEEFGQWRKSTRTQGDNNCVELAHSLPSAPARTVGVRDSKNRTGPVLVFSAAAAERFLRSAAAGLFD is encoded by the coding sequence ATGACTACCGAGGAGTTCGGGCAGTGGAGGAAGTCAACCAGAACACAGGGTGACAACAACTGCGTGGAACTCGCGCACTCCCTGCCTTCGGCACCGGCGCGCACTGTGGGGGTGCGCGACTCGAAGAACCGGACAGGTCCGGTGCTCGTGTTCTCAGCCGCTGCGGCAGAGCGGTTCTTGAGGAGCGCTGCAGCGGGGCTGTTCGACTGA
- a CDS encoding phage portal protein, with the protein MGFVRSAFRGSSTSSLATPEKWVEDWFAGGGSHNPSGAFVSEETALHYAPFFAGVQIIAGDIGGLPLPVYERLERGKRRAFDHPLYQVLHDQANPYMTAVAFRETMQGHALTWKGAYAYIERNGAGQVDSLWPLNPAKIKPCKIHDANGRGKFTLYYRYTDPNGRQVILLPDEVLPVAGLGGTGVEGYSLVSLARGSIGLGMATERYGSAFFANGSRPGGVLTHPSKLSEGARERMRTDWENLHRGLDRASRVAILEEGVEWHQIGIPPEDAQFLETRRFQVTEMARWLRIPPHKIADLERATFGNIEHQGLEYVTSTLRIWLVRWEQAILMRLFTMAERRRYFSEHLVDALLRGDSKSRNEAYAIGRNWGWLSADDIRERENMNPLPDGRGEVYLVPLNMVPAPRPDEEPTVPERIARVLRGRGAEARRRTASTFAPLIVDADTRLAKLERAEVKALVRRHLSDDDGRGVRLASPAAFLAAVWHLYDTTIRAKTVERWTPPLQALMVEIIADAIADVGFDGEVDLSRWLAAYVDSHADYRVNSAYGQIRAELEKAGTEDGDAAAAAVLALLDTWVDERPQRTADWQTSQLPNATARETWKAAGVPAVRWVTDGDSCPYCVALDGREVAIDDAFATKGDELDGDGVERLTVKRTIRHPPLHPKCGCGMAPA; encoded by the coding sequence GTGGGATTCGTCCGCTCGGCCTTCCGCGGCTCGTCGACCTCCAGCTTGGCTACGCCCGAGAAGTGGGTCGAGGACTGGTTCGCCGGCGGAGGCAGCCACAACCCGTCCGGGGCGTTCGTCTCGGAGGAGACGGCCCTGCACTACGCCCCGTTCTTCGCCGGCGTGCAGATCATCGCCGGTGACATCGGCGGCCTGCCGCTGCCGGTCTACGAGCGCCTGGAGCGCGGCAAGCGACGCGCGTTCGACCACCCGCTGTACCAGGTGCTGCACGACCAGGCGAACCCGTACATGACCGCCGTGGCGTTCCGCGAGACCATGCAGGGCCACGCACTCACGTGGAAGGGTGCGTACGCCTACATCGAGCGCAACGGCGCCGGGCAGGTCGACAGCCTGTGGCCGCTCAACCCGGCCAAGATCAAGCCCTGCAAGATCCACGACGCCAACGGCCGCGGCAAGTTCACGCTGTACTACCGGTACACCGACCCCAACGGCCGGCAGGTGATCCTGCTGCCCGACGAGGTGCTGCCGGTCGCCGGGCTGGGCGGTACCGGCGTCGAGGGCTACAGCCTGGTGTCGCTGGCCCGTGGCTCGATCGGGCTGGGCATGGCCACCGAGCGCTACGGCTCGGCGTTCTTCGCCAATGGCTCACGTCCTGGCGGCGTGCTGACCCACCCGAGCAAGTTGTCGGAGGGTGCGCGCGAGCGCATGCGGACGGACTGGGAGAACCTCCACAGGGGACTCGACCGCGCCTCGCGCGTGGCGATCCTGGAGGAGGGGGTGGAGTGGCACCAGATCGGCATCCCGCCGGAAGACGCGCAGTTCCTGGAGACCAGGCGTTTCCAGGTCACCGAGATGGCCCGGTGGCTGCGCATCCCGCCGCACAAGATCGCCGACCTCGAACGCGCCACGTTCGGCAACATCGAGCACCAGGGCCTGGAGTACGTCACCTCGACGCTGCGGATCTGGCTGGTGCGCTGGGAGCAGGCGATCCTTATGCGGCTGTTCACGATGGCCGAGCGTCGTCGCTACTTCTCCGAGCACCTCGTCGACGCGCTGCTGCGCGGTGACAGCAAGTCACGTAACGAGGCCTACGCGATCGGCCGGAACTGGGGCTGGCTGTCGGCCGACGACATCCGCGAGCGGGAGAACATGAACCCGCTGCCCGACGGCCGCGGCGAGGTGTACCTGGTGCCACTCAACATGGTGCCGGCGCCGCGCCCCGACGAAGAGCCGACTGTTCCGGAGCGGATCGCGCGGGTGTTGCGTGGTCGTGGTGCGGAGGCACGCCGGCGCACCGCTTCGACGTTCGCCCCGTTGATCGTCGACGCGGACACCCGGTTGGCCAAGCTGGAGCGCGCCGAGGTCAAGGCGCTGGTACGCCGGCACCTGTCCGACGACGACGGCCGCGGTGTGCGGCTGGCGAGCCCGGCGGCGTTCCTGGCGGCGGTGTGGCACCTGTACGACACGACGATCCGGGCCAAGACCGTGGAACGGTGGACGCCGCCGCTGCAGGCGCTGATGGTCGAGATCATCGCCGACGCGATCGCCGACGTCGGGTTCGACGGCGAGGTCGACCTGTCCCGGTGGCTGGCGGCCTACGTCGACAGCCACGCGGACTACCGGGTCAACTCCGCGTACGGGCAGATCCGCGCGGAGCTGGAGAAGGCCGGCACCGAGGACGGTGACGCCGCGGCGGCCGCGGTGCTCGCGCTGCTGGACACCTGGGTCGACGAGCGGCCGCAGCGCACGGCGGACTGGCAGACCAGCCAGCTGCCCAACGCCACCGCCCGCGAGACCTGGAAGGCCGCCGGTGTCCCCGCGGTGCGGTGGGTCACCGACGGCGACTCGTGCCCGTACTGCGTCGCACTCGACGGCCGCGAGGTCGCCATCGACGACGCGTTCGCCACCAAGGGCGACGAGCTCGACGGCGACGGCGTCGAGCGGCTGACCGTCAAGCGCACGATCCGCCACCCGCCGCTGCACCCGAAATGCGGGTGCGGAATGGCACCGGCATGA